From Mytilus edulis chromosome 8, xbMytEdul2.2, whole genome shotgun sequence, one genomic window encodes:
- the LOC139486264 gene encoding uncharacterized protein encodes MSNYDMNEMTHEHRYPSFDFRLAEFILGGGGFAMACMTNLMGRRPIYSSIYKHFIGIGVGAFVGHQIVVYKNNRNRREQLMYEDYMARHPDAFREPETKLKYKDVLSPWFPTR; translated from the exons ATGAGTAACTACGATATGAACGAAATGACCCATGAGCACAGATATCCATCATTTGATTTTCGATTGGCTGAGTTCATTCTAGGAGGGGGTGGCTTTGCTATGGCTTGCATGACAAATTTGATGGGAAGGAGGCCAATTTATTCAA GTATATACAAGCATTTTATAGGTATAGGAGTTGGAGCTTTTGTTGGCCACCAGATTGTAGTATACAAAAACAACAGGAATAGAAGAGAACAGTTGATGTATGAAGATTATATGGCAAGACATCCTGATGCATTTAGAGAACCag aaacAAAACTGAAGTACAAGGACGTTTTATCACcatggtttccaacacgttaa
- the LOC139486263 gene encoding protein arginine N-methyltransferase 9-like: MSSDTSHISKSSLSCAKSFLSKKKYGRSFANFLLFLKLSPHKQSEVIDDFIHCMTEWTNQLISEERIDDLFKCYDQACEILPDCESILNNIGAQLFRLGYIEEAALYIRRSIQINPDYTAARQNLENVCSHLVERWHFRMLNDVRRNCAYRIAIRRAAQRGHRSVLDIGSGTGILSLFAMKAGIPEIHACEKSKTMCEIANDVFRANKAQDTIDLICKTSTDILIPDDIPDRVSLVVTETFDAALFGENIVSTVQHALQNLMIPVDDDKEELNPTVIPCGATIYVCPIECETIRNKNRFLFSGLQNVDIAYIPIHCTTGSRVDPYTTENLSTLRGSYKPLADPVILTKVNFTSLEELDILCSGIQWDADVDVTKCGKLDAIALWFDLHLDEDISISTDPTNKNCWEQAIYPVLPSNFCYCQNGQVQNNYQIRSGSKLHLCFTLDGNYLHLNSCQVKDSDIMSCDVEMAENFVVQNYHDPVLLERTEISKLNNLDMNRIYCQAIEKFVIKGESENVSVLDMCLELSLLTIQLLKQGISHATVLARKEVHNDIIRIAMNNDLDLSCLFIEDNVRSVSNLHNLLVCDIIDTCGALRQQILEDIALLRVTSLTKEGRVLPGRVTIHGVCVESVDLQMDSAVINDEVTLGFTVAKFMNDFQMTTHVDIDLLEFSHRKLSSPFELLTFDLNEEISEHHPPSFLKMENKVKVVSEETGQVTAVVYWFEFELYDGIHFTTLDTVSHWKQAAIMMKPAEEPVLAGQELTLHVTLENSCLNIKMESCV; this comes from the exons ATGTCATCAGATACAAGTCACATAAGCAAGTCATCCTTGTCTTGTGCAAAGTCATTTCTTTCAAAGAAAAAGTATGGACGTTCCTTTGCCAATTTTTTGCTCTTTTTAAAACTTTCACCTCATAAACAAAGTGAAGTTATAGATGACTTTATACACTGTATGACAGAATGGACAAATCAGTTGATCTCTGAAGAAAGAATTGATGATCTGTTTAAATGTTATGACCAGGCATGTGAAATCCTCCCAGACTGTGAATCTATTCTAAATAATATTGGAGCTCAGCTATTTAG aCTTGGTTACATTGAAGAAGCAGCCCTATACATCAGAAGATCTATACAGATTAATCCAGATTACACAGCAGCCAGACagaatttagaaaatgtttgcaGTCATCTGGTTGAGCGCTGGCATTTCCGAATGTTGAATGATGTGAGACGTAATTGTGCATACCGTATTGCAATACGTAGAGCAGCACAAAGAGGTCATAGATCAGTGTTAGATATAGGCTCTGGAACAGGAATCTTAAG TTTATTTGCCATGAAGGCAGGTATACCTGAAATACATGCCTGTGAGAAGTCAAAAACTATGTGTGAGATTGCTAATGATGTCTTCAGAGCTAACAAAGCTCAGGATACAATTGACTTGATCTGTAAAACTTCTACAGACATCCTAATTCCAGATGACATTCCAGACAG AGTTTCATTAGTAGTGACGGAGACGTTTGATGCAGCTTTGTTTGGAGAGAACATTGTCAGTACAGTACAGCACGCTCTACAGAATTTAATGATTCCAGTTGACGATGACAAGGAAGAG TTAAACCCTACAGTCATACCATGTGGAGCTACAATATATGTTTGTCCAATAGAATGTGAAACAATTAGGAACAAAAATAG ATTTTTATTCTCAGGTTTACAGAATGTTGACATTGCATACATTCCTATACACTGTACAACTGGGTCAAGGGTCGATCCATACACTACAGAAAATCTGTCAACATTACGAGGGAGTTATAAACCTTTAGCTGACCCAGTAATTCTTACCAAGGTCAATTTTACAAGTCTAGAG GAATTAGACATTTTATGTAGTGGAATACAGTGGGATGCTGATGTTGATGTGACAAAGTGTGGTAAGCTGGATGCCATTGCACTATGGTTTGACCTTCACCTTGATGAGGACATCTCCATATCAACAGATCCAACCAATAAAAACTGCTGGGAACAAGCTATTTATCCTGTGCTGCCCTCTAACTTCTGTTATTGTCAGAATGGGCAAG tgcAGAATAACTACCAAATCCGTAGTGGAAGCAAGCTTCATTTGTGTTTTACTCTAGATGGAAACTACCTGCATTTAAATTCTTGTCAAGTGAAAGACTCAGATATTATGAGTTGTGATGTAGAAATGGCAGAAAACTTTGTCGTGCAGAATTACCATGACCCCGTTTTACTAGAAAGGACAGAAATCTCAAAATTAAACAATCTGGACATGAACAGAATATATTGCCAGGCAATTGAAAAATTTGTGATAAAAGGCGAAAGTGAAAACGTTTCCGTTTTAGACATGTGCTTAGAATTATCTCTTTTGACGATTCAACTTTTAAAACAGGGGATTTCCCATGCTACTGTGTTGGCAAGGAAGGAAGTCCATAATGATATAATTAGAATAGCCATGAACAATGATCTTGACCTTAGTTGTCTATTTATAGAAGATAATGTTAGGAGTGTATCTAATTTGCATAATTTGTTGGTGTGTGACATAATAGACACATGTGGAGCTTTGAGACAACAGATTCTGGAAGATATAGCTTTGCTCAG GGTGACCAGTTTAACCAAAGAAGGAAGAGTTTTGCCTGGGAGAGTTACTATACATGGAGTTTGTGTTGAGTCCGTAGATCTACAGATGGACAGTGCTGTCATTAATGATGAAGTCACACTCGGATTCACTGTGGcgaaatttatgaatgattttcaG ATGACAACTCATGTTGATATTGATCTATTAGAGTTTTCCCACAGAAAACTATCATCACCATTTGAACTTCTAACCTTTGACCTCAATGAAGAAATTTCAGAACATCATCcaccatcttttttgaaaatggAAAATAAGGTGAAGGTTGTTTCTGAGGAAACAGGTCAGGTTACTGCTGTTGTGTATTGGTTTGAATTTGAACTGTATGATGGGATACATTTTACTACATTAGATACTGTATCACATTGGAAACAGGCAGCCATTATGATGAAACCAGCAGAGGAACCAGTTCTAGCTGGTCAGGAACTTACTTTACATGTGACATTAGAAAATagttgtttaaatataaaaatggagtcatgtgtttaa